In Zunongwangia sp. HGR-M22, the sequence AATTTAAAAGCGTTCCTAACGAACAAAAAAAGGATTTTGGACAGGCGGTTAATGAACTAAAGACTTCTACCCAGGAAAAAGTTGAAGAACTTAAAAACCAATTAGAAAGTCTTGAAGAGGAAAAAGGAATTTACGGTGATCTTTCCCGTCCTTCAGAGCCTTTAGAAATTGGCTCACGTCACCCCATTTCAATAGTTAAAAATCAAATCATAGAGATTTTTTCGAATATTGGATTTAATGTTTCTGAAGGTCCAGAGATCGAGGACGACTGGCATAATTTTACGGCATTAAACTTACCAGAATATCACCCTGCAAGAGATATGCAGGATACATTCTTTATTCAAACAGATCCAGATATTTTGCTTAGAACGCATACATCTTCTGTGCAAGTAAGATACATGGAAGGAAATGAGCCTCCCATTAGAACAATTTCTCCTGGTCGTGTATTTAGAAATGAAGCAATTTCAGCACGTTCCCACTGTATTTTTCACCAGGTAGAAGGATTATATATCGACAAGAATGTTTCTTTTGCAGATCTTAAACAAACGCTTTTATATTTCACAAAACAACTTTTTGGGAAATCTAAGATTAGATTAAGACCTTCATATTTTCCATTTACCGAGCCAAGCGCCGAGGTGGATATCTATTGGGGCTTAGAAACAGAAACCGATTATAGAATTACCAAAGGGACTGGATGGTTAGAGATTATGGGATGCGGTATGGTAGATCCTAACGTACTTAAAAATTGTGGCATCGATCCAACAGAATATTCTGGGTTTGCTTTTGGTATGGGAATAGAGCGAATCGCAATGCTACTCTATCAAATTGGTGATATTCGTATGTTCTATGAAAACGACGTGCGATTCTTAGAGCAGTTTAAATCGTCGATCTAATAGCATCGAATACTTTAATTTTGTGAGTTTTTTGAGAGAATGGCTTTTCTAAAAAGACGAAATTGCCTCAAAATAAAACTCATGAAAAAGACTGGTTTTTTAATTTTGGCGGGTATAATTTTAGGCTTGGCCATCTACTTGGCAATTGCTGTTTTAAAATTGACAATTGGTTTAATTGTTCTTGCAGTTGCTGCTGTTGTATTATTTATATTATGGCAGATGATTAAACATAAGTGGGAAGACAAGTTTGATAAAGAATAATAAAAGATTAAGTTTTGAAAGAGGATATTGAGATTCCTAAAGTTGAAAAAATCCATGTTGCCGCAGTAAGAGAGTTTAATGAAGCATTTCAGGCAGAGGAGTGGAATGCGTACATTATCAATAATAAAAATGTTACAATAGAAATGATCCTTATCGTTTCTAAAGGTTACGACGGAAAAAAAGAAACTTCGGTAATGCGCCATAAACTGGAGAAGTTACCGCCACATTCTTTCGCCAAGATCGAGTTTATTCAGGATGAAGTTTTACAGCTTAATAACGAGTATCAGATCACTTTTTTTGTGGATAATAAGATGTTTGAGAAAACTTTTATCTTTAAAAAGAACAGCGTAAAAGAAGATCTTAAAAAAGAGATACCGCTAATTCCCAAATTGGGCATTTTAGCAGAATAAAATAAATTAAAAAAGCCTCTGGAAACAGAGGCTTTTTGGTAGTAGTAATTATAATTTTTTGGCTAGTCTAATTTATCGGCCAGTTTTTTAAAGGTCTTTTTAGGATTTTTACCTTCATAAAGTATAGCATAAACAGCGTTGATTATAGGGGTTTTAGCTTTACGTTCTTTATTAATTTTGTAGGCGCTATCTGTAGCATAATAACCTTCAGCAATCATACTCATTTCCATTTGTGCGCTTTTTACGGTATAACCTTTCCCGATCATATTCCCAAACATTCTATTTCTACTAAATACAGAATATCCAGTAACTAAAAGATCGCCCAGGTAAGCCGAATCGTTTATGTTACGCTTCATTTTGTGTACTTTCTTAATGAATTTTTTCATCTCGCGAATAGCGTTACTCATTAGTACACTCTGGAAGTTGTCGCCGTATCCCAGCCCGTGTGCGATTCCGGCAGCAATAGCATAAATATTTTTTAAAACAGCAGCATATTCGGTTCCTACAATATCGTCACTTGTTTTTGTTTTTATATAATCGCTAGATAAGAAACCGGCCAGCATCTTTGCTTTTTCCTCGTCGCTACAGGCGATAGTCAAGTAAGATAATCGCTCGAGTGCAACTTCTTCAGCATGGCAAGGCCCGGTAATTACACCAATATTTTCAAAATCGATATCGTAGAACTTATTAAAGTGTTCTCCAACAATCAAACTACTTTCTGGAACAATTCCTTTTATGGCTGAAAAAACGATCTTATCTTTTAAAGACACGCTTAAATTGTCTAGTTCAGATTTTAAAAATGCAGAGGGAATAGCAAAGATTAAAATATCTGCCGCGCTAACAATTTCATTAATGTCGTTGCTAAGCTGAAGTTGATTAATATCAAACTCAACATCACTAAGATAGTTAGGATTATGATCATGCTTTTTTAGATGTTCTATGGCATAAATACTGCGCATATACCAATGTACTTTATTAAGATTCTCTGTTAGCATTTTCACAATGGCAGTAGCCCAACTTCCTCCGCCAATAACTGCTATGTTTGGAACTGTATTCATTTTTAAGGTTTGTTGTAATAGCAAAATTAAAGATATTATAAAGGAAGACGGGATCTTAAGCAGTAATTGAAGAAAGTATAATAAAAGTTTAACAGTAAATAAGTGATCTTAAAGACAATCTTAATAGAAATGAAGGCGTTATTATAAAGCGCTTCTTCTACGCAAAGAAGAAGTTCTTAGTTTTTTGGTTGGTTATTTAGTTTGAAAACCGCCTTGTATGAGAGATACAGGGCGGTTTTTTAATTTGTAGTAATACTATGGTCCAGTAGCAAATTGTGCTAAAGTCTAGTTTATGCTTTTCTTTCGGCTACTTATAAAAATTGTTATGGATTACGTATTCCCATACTTTATGTGGTAACATGGGTTTTATAAACTTACCTTCTTTTATTGAATCTCGAATAAATGTTGCTGAAATTTCAATAACAGGTGCATCCACTCTGGTAATTTTTGGATGATCTTTAAATTGATTTTCTACCCTTCCGCCAGATTTTCTTGGATAAACATACAGCGAATGATTTTCTAAAATCACCTCGTAATTTTTCCATTTATGGAACGTCTTTAAATTATCTTCGCCCATAATAAGACAAAATTCGTTGGTAGGATATTTCTCCTGAAGGTGCGCCAGTGTTTTTACGGTGTAATTAGGCTGCTCCAATCGAAACTCTACATCGCTGGGTTGTAGATGTTCAAATTCTTCACAGGCCATAAAAACCATATCCAAACGATTATGGTTATTTAAAAGCGTACTTTTCTTCTTATGCGGATTATGCGGAGTAACCACCAGCCATACTTCATCCAAATCAGAAAATTCGGCCATATGATTTGCAATGATCACATGCCCAATATGGATGGGGTTAAAGGTGCCAAAGAAAAGTCCGATTTTTTTATTCATCTTACTTCTTTATAAAGTCTGAAACCAAATTATATGCTTCTTCCAATGCCACTTTCAGGTCGTTATTCTCGATAATAAAATCAAATTGTGGTGCAGTGGCAAGCTCGATACTTGCTTTGGCAACACGCATATTTATTTTATCCATAGACTCGGTTTTACGCTTTTTTAACCTGATCTTTAATTCTTCGATACTTGGTGGTTTTACAAAAACAGCCAGTGTTCTTTCAGGATAGATTTTTTTAATGTCTAATCCTCCCACCACGTCGATATCAAAAATAACATGCTTTCCTTTTGCCCAAATTCGCTCTACTTCAGCTTTTAAAGTTCCGTAGAAATTATCACGGTAAACTTCTTCCCACTCTAGAAATTCGTCGTTTTTGATCTTCTTTTTAAAATCTTCTAAAGACAAGAAATAATAATCTTTTCCATCAATTTCGTTAGAGCGAGGATCACGAGATGTTGCTGAAATCGAAAAATCTAGCTTTAATTCTTCCTGCTTTAAAAGATGTCTTACAATAGTGGTTTTCCCTGAACCAGACGGAGCTGAAAATACGATGAGCTTCCCTTCTTTCATGGTGCTGTGCTTTATTTTGGGTTGAATGCTGTTATAATACGTTTAAGACTTGTTCTTTTATTTTTTCCAGCTCATCTTTCATTTGCACTACAAGCTGCTGCATTGGGGCGTAGTTACTTTTGCTACCAATGGTGTTTATTTCACGTCCCATTTCCTGGCCGATAAATCCTAATTTTCTACCGTTGCTATCTTTTGTATCTAAAGTTTCAGTAAAGTAAGCCAGGTGATTTTTTAATCGAACTTCTTCTTCTGTGATATCGTATTTCTCGATATAATAAACCAGTTCCTGCTCAAAGCGATTTTCGTCTACATTCTCTTTAAGATCCTCGATTCCTTTACGAAGTCGCTCACGAACATTATCTACACGCTCTGGATTAATTTGCATAATTTCATCCAGTAGATTGCCAATATTATTTACACGAATTTTTAGATCTTTTTCCAAAGCAGCGCCCTCTGCAGTTCTGTACTCATTAATTTCAGCCAATGCTTCTAAAAGTGCTTTTTCGATAGCCTCAAATTCTGTTTCGTCAATCTCTTCTCGTTCTGTTTTTAACGCATCAGGAAGGCGCATTGCGATTTCTAAAAGCTGGGCATCATGTTTGCTACCAACATTTGGTAACTTTAAATCTTGCATTTGCTTAATGTAATTCTTTACCGCTGCTGCATTTACTGAAGCTGAAGTCTCATCGCTTGTTTGC encodes:
- a CDS encoding YicC/YloC family endoribonuclease, encoding MIQSMTGFGKSVLQLPNKKITIEIKSLNSKNLDLNARIPSQYREKELVMRNTISSALKRGKVDFSLYVEQTSDETSASVNAAAVKNYIKQMQDLKLPNVGSKHDAQLLEIAMRLPDALKTEREEIDETEFEAIEKALLEALAEINEYRTAEGAALEKDLKIRVNNIGNLLDEIMQINPERVDNVRERLRKGIEDLKENVDENRFEQELVYYIEKYDITEEEVRLKNHLAYFTETLDTKDSNGRKLGFIGQEMGREINTIGSKSNYAPMQQLVVQMKDELEKIKEQVLNVL
- the pheS gene encoding phenylalanine--tRNA ligase subunit alpha, whose translation is MIDKIKEHIADVKAFNATTKDEIENFRIKYLGKKGILNSFFAEFKSVPNEQKKDFGQAVNELKTSTQEKVEELKNQLESLEEEKGIYGDLSRPSEPLEIGSRHPISIVKNQIIEIFSNIGFNVSEGPEIEDDWHNFTALNLPEYHPARDMQDTFFIQTDPDILLRTHTSSVQVRYMEGNEPPIRTISPGRVFRNEAISARSHCIFHQVEGLYIDKNVSFADLKQTLLYFTKQLFGKSKIRLRPSYFPFTEPSAEVDIYWGLETETDYRITKGTGWLEIMGCGMVDPNVLKNCGIDPTEYSGFAFGMGIERIAMLLYQIGDIRMFYENDVRFLEQFKSSI
- a CDS encoding NAD(P)H-dependent glycerol-3-phosphate dehydrogenase, yielding MNTVPNIAVIGGGSWATAIVKMLTENLNKVHWYMRSIYAIEHLKKHDHNPNYLSDVEFDINQLQLSNDINEIVSAADILIFAIPSAFLKSELDNLSVSLKDKIVFSAIKGIVPESSLIVGEHFNKFYDIDFENIGVITGPCHAEEVALERLSYLTIACSDEEKAKMLAGFLSSDYIKTKTSDDIVGTEYAAVLKNIYAIAAGIAHGLGYGDNFQSVLMSNAIREMKKFIKKVHKMKRNINDSAYLGDLLVTGYSVFSRNRMFGNMIGKGYTVKSAQMEMSMIAEGYYATDSAYKINKERKAKTPIINAVYAILYEGKNPKKTFKKLADKLD
- the gmk gene encoding guanylate kinase, whose translation is MKEGKLIVFSAPSGSGKTTIVRHLLKQEELKLDFSISATSRDPRSNEIDGKDYYFLSLEDFKKKIKNDEFLEWEEVYRDNFYGTLKAEVERIWAKGKHVIFDIDVVGGLDIKKIYPERTLAVFVKPPSIEELKIRLKKRKTESMDKINMRVAKASIELATAPQFDFIIENNDLKVALEEAYNLVSDFIKK
- the nadD gene encoding nicotinate (nicotinamide) nucleotide adenylyltransferase — translated: MNKKIGLFFGTFNPIHIGHVIIANHMAEFSDLDEVWLVVTPHNPHKKKSTLLNNHNRLDMVFMACEEFEHLQPSDVEFRLEQPNYTVKTLAHLQEKYPTNEFCLIMGEDNLKTFHKWKNYEVILENHSLYVYPRKSGGRVENQFKDHPKITRVDAPVIEISATFIRDSIKEGKFIKPMLPHKVWEYVIHNNFYK